The Ananas comosus cultivar F153 linkage group 4, ASM154086v1, whole genome shotgun sequence region CTGATCAGCTTCTATTAATTTCATGAGAGTGAAAACGTTTATTTTTTTGGTGTTCTAATATGACATTATGCTTATTTCATAGAATATTGACAAACTACTGCATATTTCAGCATCTTCAACTATTTTATTGTTTGTGATTATGTATTGATGTTATCAGAAGAACTCattgttgcatttttttttttgtcttttaaatagaaaaaaattgattagaTGTCTAATATTGAGAAAACTCAAGGATTCTCCTATTTTAGGATGTTAAAAGAATATGAAACCACCATgttactctaaaagtttaagctgctAGAAAATAGtacttataattaatattttatattcaacactaaATGATTGCTTTTCTCTAAAAgcgtatttaaaatattttacattcaaCACAAGAAAACCTTTTCCAATCATATCTCTTCAAGAGAATATCTACCTATTACCTCTATGTTGTGTAGAAATTTAGATGCAATTATCCATCTGAAAGGCAAACTCCACTCATTCTCATGGCTCATTCATATAGCACTTTCCTgaacttaaaagaaaaaaagaaaaagaaaaggaaaaaaggctCATTCATATAGTGCATAGTTTCAGAAAACTAAAGTAACTATAGTAAATATTAGAAGtttaaaatttcatgtttcCTTAAACCCTACGGTGAAACAGAAACATAAAACTACGTTCCAGCTTCCCCAAGATTTACACATGTAACAAGGATTTCGCAAGTTGGCTTCTCTATAATGTCATGAATTTTGTTTTCCAAAAGCTTATAAGAACGAGTAGAACATTGTGCTTGGTTTAGATTAAATATTGAGTAATTGCAGCCTCCAACAAGGAATTGAATATCTGAGGAAGCAACGATTATCAAACGAGGAACTACCTTTCTAAGCTGTTCCAATTTATAAGCTTTAGAACCATAAGGGAATTGCATAGCCTTTCTAATGTGACCAGACCAATACTCCAGCTCTTCGTAATGTTGGTGAAGATCGCCACGTGCCATGAATATATTCTAGAATCATGATTATCAACAGCGTGCGGACTATGGCACGGCTTGTCGGCAGGTGTCCCCTCGAGCTtaattgttcttttattttcaaaaaagactgaccaaaaaataagaagaaatgtCTTGCTTCTTAGCACCATAACAAGCCATTTCCTAGTTCATTCGTAAAGTCGTGTCAACCTTATACATCTATGACCCATGCATGATATTAGTCGAGCGATACAAAAAGCAGGTTATTTTCATTTCATGTTCTGAGAAATGTTCATAAACTGTTATCAAGTTCTAACTCTTGACACAATGAACAAATAATGTGCCCATAAAAAATACAGCACAAGATTGTCtctctgagagagagaggaagagagagggagagtagTTAAATATTCAAGAATAATATGCATTTTGGTTTTACTTTGCAAAAAGTATTTGTCGTGagtttaatttatcaaattatgcTCACAGTAacattataatataaaaagtagACAAGAGACAAAAGTAGCCCACATTCCCATTCCATTGCAATATAGTGCAGGCTCCATGTTGAGGAACAAGTACCCTACAAGATTGATAACCAATATGTTAAATGAGATTAAATCTGCTACAGATGAATGTAATGTTCAAGTTGCTATATGATAGCTTAATGTTGATATTTTGCAGTAAAATAATAACCTTTTTTTCCCTGATATATAGTTACAAATTTATACTGCCGAAGAATTAattgaatattaatttttgCACAATATAGGATATTTATTTGGCTTTCACTGTGATTTACGCAGCATGTTTGTATATATGAGCTTCATCTTTTAATTACTAGCTTTGAAACCATTATATTTGAGTCTAAATATAGAGGCTAGCTATTTGCAAATTCAGAACATTTTTTGTGTGCAACTTCTTACAACTGATTTCTACCATTACTCATGAGAATCCTAGCTGCTCATTTTTCtgtacaaatatattttttaaatgtctATATACAACAAGAATCCTTTGACCAATATCATCTCTCTTTAAGACTCAACAGTAGGAGAACTCAAAGCATGCACGCCTTCCCCTCAAAGAAGATTTCATATATGTttctaatattaataaaatatgcatgatttttttgAGTTGGTGTGATTAATTTGTCATGCATTTACCATCATTACTTGTGTTGAATCGAGAgccctgaattttttttttctgataaatGCATTTAATCAAGTTTATAGCACTAGTTAATTGGCATTTActtttcaagttcaaattaaatcaGGCAACATGATCAAAACTAATGCATTCATTCCTTAAGAGCAGATTAACTATTGAGCATATCTCGATTCGTAAATGAGTAATTTAACCTAACTTGTGGGTCAATTATTAGAGCACTAAATTATTAATTGGTTTACCAGGCAATGTTAGGCCAATAGCATTAGAACATTCCACACCTTTTAAGGAATTCAATAAAATCAAGTAATGATGTCTGCGCACTCGATGCATAGGATGTCATGCCTACATCAATGTTGCAGTGCTAAACCTTCACAACATGATGCCCCTTAATAAATTTCAGTTCTCCTTGCAAAGATGGATAAGAACATAGTTGGCGCCCAAAATTTCTCGAGGGAAGAACATTCCGATGTGCAAGGTCACCTATTGCCCATAGCAAATGTTGGAAGAATCATGAAGCAAGCTTTACCACCAAATGCTAAGATATCCCAAAGAGCCAAAGAAACTATGCAAGAGTGTGCGTCGGAATTTATCAACTTCATCACTGGGGAAGCATCTGATCGGTGCCTCAAGGAGAAGCGCAAAACAATCAACGGAGAGGATATTTGTTATGCTATGAAGGCACTAGGACTTGATGAATATGCCGATGTAATTTCAAGGTACTTGCATAAGTATAGGGCGAGTGAAGAGAGAGCAACATCTTTGAAGCAAAAAAAGGGCATTCAAATAGGTGTAAGAGATGAATTATCCAATTTTAGTAGTGATCAATCTGGCTCGACTGCAAGGCCACTTGCAAGATCTCTAGACATCAATGATCCTGCAAAGACTTCAATGTTTCTCTAATTGTTGGTCTTTATTTGAattatcaaatttcatgttgtgagtgtatgtgtgtgtgcgcgcatGTGTGTGTGCgtatgagaaagagagagagagaggagaagggaggAGGGCGTGAAAGAGGGAACTCTTTATCAATGTATCTTCAATCATTTCATCTTTATTACCATTAGAATTGCTGAAATATTAACTTGAGTTTGACCACTCATCATCTCACAGTTTATTTGAATTTTCGATGTCATAGACTAGTCAGCAGGATTATATTTCTTCTTATTTCTCTTATCATCTTAAACTTTACTGATTTCCATAAAAATGGCCGAGTATCTAAAAGTAATTGATCCTCCGTGATAACCGACTGAATCCTCCTATGCTTTTTTGATTTCATAATGCGAGTCAATGATATCTAAAACAAACATATATATGCCAAGTTACAATTAAGCCAGAGTTCTAAAAGAAACTAAACAAATAATTGAGATTAACCATGAATTAATATGTCAACACTTAATTCAACATTTCTATAGCTTTGGCATGACTAGAAATATATAGGTTGCtaattatctaataaaattttacaataaaagaatttttattttattcgatGGTGGAGCCATGAAAAGTTACATATTGCAGATTCATTATTCATAGAAAAATATCTAAGAAGCAGCAATATAATTCGGTCAAAGAAGTTTGAGTACTATATGCTTTTATGAAGAAAAAGTGATCACCATAGTCTCAATCAATTGGTTTAGcaaacatggaaatgcatgcactCAGCGTAATCCACCATTATTGAAGTAGGATATAGTCATATAGATGTGGACAATCATATTATTCTAAACCTAAGCTTAAATTAGTGCATTGAAAAGATCGCCTTTGCATAATTTCTGGGAAAGAAACCATAAAATTTTGAGCACTATGTTACTAATAGTATTGAAGTCAAGAGCTTTTCTCAACCTCCAATgtataattctataaaaattacaGCTGCAAACCAAGAAAAATCTGTTTCTTCAAAAAGCGCGTGTTCACTTTTCTACAATGTAGCTTGAGGGGACCATTCTGTAGGAAATACTTCGAAGACCACAGGTACATTGAATCGATATAATGATCATCCTACACACATATATTTTGCTCTCAAAAGAAAGTGTTCGGTCTACACCACGaatgttagaaatgattaatttatcaaattaatcgTAGCAATAACGCATCTTCTTGACGATTGTCGAGTAAAGGGGAATTGAGAAGGCTTGGCATGTGCGGCACAGCGTGAAAGCACATGATCCACAAAATCAAGTCatcgaattttttattttcccttttCGAGTGAAAGCTCGTATATAGTCACTCATTAATCTTGTTAAATGATGCAGATTCGCACGCGAAGAGGCCACTTTGCGAGCTTCCGATGCTCATTGGTCGCGCGGTGCGATTGTATGATGCCTTCATGAGACTTACTGCATCAATGCGTGAAACTTTGGTGCACGTCCACCAAAAATGACATAAAAAGATATTCATTTTACTAATGATATAAACAATTAAAGATATGATCCCCAATTTTGAAAACTTTGATATAGCATGATAGTAGTAGCTTCTCTCTATGAAATAATGAGCACtcctaaatttgataaattgtCTCCAAATAATTTGGTGAAAATAGATATAATGATACACTACATATATCAAAGAATTATTATAACAAACATGattggaaatgtgaataactcagcAGTTATTGTCAAGAGAACTGTGAATTTTCCTAGGTGTTTGTTTCAGTAAGTCATCATCTATATTTATGTAGCTGTTTAATTACCTACCTATGAGGCTGTCGACGTTCCAATGAATGACGTTCCAAGAGCTTGAAAGGTTTAACTCCTAAATTTATTGTTATCGTGTTCTTCATCTAgctaaaatatagatatataattttacagtgacaattttcttttcttttcttttcttttctttttcttttttttttgaacgaaacttgcatgtgtgtgtgtgtgtgtgtgtgtgtgtagataCATGACATGGTCTCTTAGAGTTTGAAACTGCCATATATAAGTAATATATGTGATGCTATACAAGATCTGTttacctctcaaaaaaaaagaagaagatctGTTTCGAGTAATGCTTCAACACCAAAAGGCGCATTAGTCAAACAGTTCCTAGAAGCATAGGTTCTGCTTGTGCAATGGCAACTAAAcataagtgtttttttttttctttagttggTAGAAATTCGTAGTTCTACGTACATACAAAAAGACATAAATGATAAACAACTgcttttttatcttaaaagataaaaaagcaCTTTTTAGGGTATAAATGATATGGTAAAGCTGTCCCTCTACTATCCGAATATTGCCACGGCTCTCtgaacttgttttttttttttttttttttttttttgagaaaaaggtagcaagctacatgcttcattcattaagcgaaaTGAATTTAGCGTACAAAATGGAAGTAGCTAGGGCCTCCAGACAGAGCCGGCGTCAGAAGAACTaaacaaaaccaaaagaaaacgGGGACAGAAAGTAGACAGAGAAAGAGAAACGAACAACTCGGGACCACAAAATGGACAAACGAGAGCGCGAGGGGATTCAAAGTGCTTCGTTCCAACCTCTGATTAGAGAAGCAACACGTTGGGAAGCCCAGGACACGTTATGAACCTCATCACTGAAGCAAATGCTGTTTCGCTCCGTCCAGACGACCCACCAAATTGCCACTAAATGAGTTAAACTTTTCGATCTTAATTTGGGCTCGGGGTTCTCGGAGATCTGTGACCAAAGCCTCCGAACATCCCCCTCTTCCAAAAAAGCCGGCAACATGGGTCCCACTATAAATCGAAGGTATCTGACAAAGATACAGTCATGGAACAGGTGCTCGCAGGTTTCAGAATGTACCGCACAGAACTTGCACCATTGATCCACCGGGCACCCTCGGCGAATCAATCTGTCCGCTGTGAGTAATCTCTTTCAAAGTAGAATCCAGACAAACACTTTATGCTTGACCGGGATATTTAGCCCCCAAAGGTGATCGTACAAAGGATCAATTAGTCCTCCATCAGTGATAAAATCGTAAAGGGACTTAACGGAAAAAATTTGGTTCGCGGTCCATCGCCATTTTGGTATGTCCTGCGTGATCGATGGACTATACCTAGCGAGCAGGCTCTTGAGTAACGCAGTCTACTGACGGGTCAGAGGATCGGTACTTGCAGCCAGGCCTCTGGTTATGAATCGCCATCTCCATCCTCTTTCATTCCAGCATTGTGATACATGGCTTCCTGATTTGCGATTCTGCAGAATATTCCAAAAAATCTGGTACTAAGAGGGGTTTCTTCAATCCAAATGTCCGACCACCACCTGATATTTTTTCCGTCTCCGAGTATGTAAGAAAGACCACATTTGAACACGTCTTGACAGCTCATCACGCTTCTCCACCACTGAGAGTGCGGTCTGAAGGATCTTCCCTCATGTAACGGCCTTCTtctagtataatataatacGGTGATCAACCTCCCCCATAACAGATGCTTCTCATTGaagaaacgccaccaccatttagctAGTAAAGCCTTGTTCATTGCTTCCATATCCTTGATTCCCAGACCTCTTTCTTTCCTGCTTTTACAAATCGTTTTCCACCCTATGAGACAAGAACCCCCTGAAATTTTAGAGCACCCTTTCCAAAAGAAGGACCTTCTAAGAGCTTCAATGCGATTCAGTACCCAATGTGGCACTTTGAAAATTGCAAAGTAGAATAACGGAAGATTCGACAGAACTTCGACAGAACCGAGTTGACTAGGATGAGTCTCCCCCCTTGAGAGAGGAGTTTTGCCTTCCATCCATCAATTCGCGTCTCGATGCGGTTAATGATCGGAGTCCAATCGTCCTTCCGAAGTGATTTGATATGAAGCGGCAACCCTAAGTACCGAAATGGAAGTTTACCAACTCTACACCCCAAAATATCTGCGAGTCTTTTAGCTTTGTTAGCAGAGGTTCCCACGTGGAAAAGTTCAGTCTTGTTCATATTAATCTTGAGCCCAGAGGCCCATTCAAATATCTTCCAGATGAAACGTACCGGCTCTGAACTTGTTACTACAATTTCCTTGTATTACAGTTTCTTCGCCAATCATAtaaaatctcttctttttttttcccgataAGATGGCCATTTACTGGTTATGTAGATTGACAAACTTTTATTTGCTCTAGTGTATACTTGcaatagagttaaaaaaaaaaaaaaaaaaatggttagtGTCCAGGAATGCAATTGCAATATATGAAAAGGAGCATTTCACTAGAAAGTTCAGGGACTCATGGTCTAATATCGAGTATTAATACAGAGACTatatatccatacattttactcTAAATTGTACTAATTAAAGAAGTGCTTTTTGTTTTGATCATAGAAGAGGTTTAAGTTACGAAATCTTACATACTCTTAATTTGGCCTTTGCCCACCCAATTTCTCAATCTAGAGTTCGATTGTCATTCCCACCTTGAGCAACTTGCTTCTAGGAATAGTAAACACTTCATCTTGTTGCCTCAAATTCCTCTTCATTATGTTGTAAGCATAATCTATCACCACCCTCTTCAAAAGCCCACTTCCTTTCCCTGCCACCACCTCACTCTCCCCCAACAAATGCACCACCCCATTGTCCCTCCACTCCCTCTCCACCACCTCCACCTCACTCCCctcccccctctcctcctcctccgtctccTCCTTCACGAACTCCTTTAGCGTCTTCACAAGCGCCTCATCAAACGCCTCGCGCTCGTCCCGTAAATCCTTGTACCCGtaccgcgcgatgcagcggaaCACGAAGAAGCCGCGTGGGGCGGCGCGGCAGAAGAGGAAGCGCTCTCCTGGCGGGACCTTGCTGATGGGCAGCGACTTGACGGAGACGAAGACGAGGACGGCGTGGAGGGCTGGGACGTGCTCGACGTAGTGCGCGAACAGCGGTGGGATCCCCTGCACGAGCTCCGAGTAGAAGAAGGCGAGCCCCGGGAGGCGGCGGACGTTGACGTCGGCCACAATCTCCTCCAAACGCCCGCTTGCTACCTAGATTGTATTAGAAACAACCCATTAGTCATACACTTGAAATTTCAGAAGGTATAAGGATACTAAAGTACTagattaacatatatatatatatatagctcgtTTAGTACCTTGTGGGTTAGTTCATAAGTGTAGCGCTTGCAGTAGACGTAGTTCCATGTGAGCATGACGGCGATGAGGAAGGCGGCAAAGGCGAGCGGGAGGTAGCCGCCCTCGTCGAACTTGTAGAGGACGGAGGAGAGATAGATGAGCTCGACGGAGCCGATGATGGCGGCGTAGAGGATGATGTACACGATGTGGCTCTTCCATATCATGATCATGATCAGGATGAGCAGGGCCGAGGTGAGGGTCATCACGAACACCACCGCGATGCCTACGTGCATGCATGATCGTGAGAACGATTTTGCAAAAATTACTTAGTCCACACCGCATTTCGAAATGAATTACTGAACTTTAAAAGTTTGTTTTTACTTCTATTGAAATTCAATGGTTTACGTACGCTATAAAAAGTATAAAGTACGTACGTAATCTATTAAATAACAGGATATCATGATAGAttgcaaaatattttgtcaGAAAAAAAAGGTAACAATTCCATCCGAGTATATtcaatcatctcttttttttttctttttttttcttttttggagagATAAGTAGTATACTATCCgtttcttttatttcatttaaaaataaacttagctagaaatgtgaatcaataaggattcgaacttgagtctcgggtaccaaccaccaaaccctttgccacggTTGGTAATCacctcaaaattttattcatataaaaatgtgttttatatatatatatatagagagagagagagagagctaggctcctatgctttcgaaagtacgggagcctccgtacttataagttgttttcaataatgggacatccgatttggcaatcggttctgttagacatgatctacgctgttGGAACTagctagaaaccaaattttataattttttaatttcatttgtctagtaaacgagtagcctcaaaatgaacgactgaaaatgaatatctcataaaaaacagtgataaatgactcaaattttaaattgaaaatattggtcttactattgatgttaagtagaattttctattaaattttcatctaatttggatacttctacaccgttgtagccggactctatatataggctagggctactatatatactctcatgagtatagagtccctcatactcataaattattttcaatgatggagcttccgaatcgatgatccactccgttaaatatgatataagaGTATtcgaaatttctaaaaaataaatttcgtaatttttcgaaatcataataaagttcatcaagcgggtataaaataaacggtcaaaatcgaacgacgtcttaaaaatggatgattagatctttcaatttaagatcggagttattgatctttatctatgtagtgaatagaattttctattaaaaattcaaccgatttcgattctttgaCACCGTTAAACTAtcaaatattccataccggcccgaccgttaaaaattgtcaattaaatgatgtcgaaaaattataaaatttgatttctagacgttttaaatgctttagataaggtttaacggtgtggatgtCGATTtaaaagctctatcatcgaaaacaacttataagtataagAGCGATCATaattataagagtatagtagccagactctctctctctctctctctctctctatata contains the following coding sequences:
- the LOC109708707 gene encoding transcriptional activator hap3-like — encoded protein: MDKNIVGAQNFSREEHSDVQGHLLPIANVGRIMKQALPPNAKISQRAKETMQECASEFINFITGEASDRCLKEKRKTINGEDICYAMKALGLDEYADVISRYLHKYRASEERATSLKQKKGIQIGVRDELSNFSSDQSGSTARPLARSLDINDPAKTSMFL